From a single Methylosinus sp. H3A genomic region:
- a CDS encoding IS630 family transposase yields MRHVDPGSTPQKSEGGFARGGGGVQKNLEDAVAEEAAKHPERSVEVFASDEHRLGLKPVTRRVWAPVGERPIAHGHHRFDWLYVTAFVSPASGETFWYVHDGVSKPFFAALLETFAREAKAGVDRTIVLVIDNAGWHGEAGLSVPDGVRLVFLPPYTPELQPAETLWALVDEPIVNKHIGTIEELDAIIGERCAALASERDIIKSRAGFHWWPKIAKPK; encoded by the coding sequence CTGCGGCATGTCGATCCAGGCTCCACGCCCCAAAAATCCGAAGGTGGCTTCGCCCGAGGAGGCGGCGGCGTTCAAAAAAACCTCGAAGACGCCGTCGCGGAGGAAGCCGCGAAGCATCCAGAGCGATCGGTCGAGGTCTTCGCCAGCGACGAGCACAGGCTCGGCCTGAAACCGGTCACGCGGCGCGTCTGGGCGCCCGTCGGCGAGCGGCCGATCGCGCATGGCCATCATCGCTTCGACTGGCTCTATGTGACCGCCTTCGTCTCGCCGGCGAGCGGCGAGACCTTCTGGTACGTGCACGACGGCGTCTCGAAGCCGTTTTTCGCGGCGCTGCTCGAGACCTTCGCGCGCGAAGCCAAGGCCGGCGTCGATCGCACGATCGTGCTCGTCATCGACAACGCCGGCTGGCACGGCGAGGCTGGTCTGAGCGTGCCGGATGGCGTGCGACTGGTTTTTCTGCCGCCCTATACGCCGGAGCTGCAACCCGCCGAGACCTTATGGGCTCTCGTCGACGAGCCGATCGTCAACAAGCACATCGGAACGATAGAGGAACTCGACGCGATCATCGGCGAAAGATGCGCCGCGCTCGCGAGCGAGCGCGACATCATCAAAAGCCGCGCCGGCTTCCATTGGTGGCCAAAAATCGCCAAGCCGAAGTAA